Proteins from a genomic interval of Kribbella aluminosa:
- a CDS encoding DUF4328 domain-containing protein, whose translation MTPVEDEEEWQPHAAEEFQQVGTVGKIAVGLLGASTVTHLLSTWSDWNTYSVVHRYLGGMPNVGDADLNRADAIAKVTAVPNVIVSVAAAVVFVVWLWRVRVNSEVFSQADHRRSHGWVLASWFVPGPNLWYPKQIVDDVWIASDPKTPVYADDLRRFRTPPLTSVWWVAWIGALAFDVVVRRFLMWMEATVGSLRGIALAGTASLVLTAISAVGATMIIRKITHMQTTRKWVPWWDQGPKLSAVPTYDMSQVPSYANDDTDEQPVISEPIAPSLGLVREPQLQMAGAPHLQPNNPFAPQAPAPEAPVASPFAPQQPQGFPGDGAAAPAAYGGAPQQPEEGPKWSPFAPVPENWQGNDGGPATEQFSPIKDWQDEQPAAETSYAAAEPTWEEYRNTITQDTLGSASSWRDEAAPMTVVQPDPYSYQPQQPAQEEHWAARYSEPYSYESEYTSTSSPAEAQTAPEPEPAPVARAGRRAARVAVDSPSAVQPAVGSHTTHASHSGHTTQSAYQDHTVYGQSEHSQQSSHVSASSGYYEPAPAPSHHAQDDFLTPSKPLPPVPSYGPEPTYPATNDHTDYGSSYPSDHASSYNSDYSNYSYESESANYPSESYGPQYQEQTDYQQQYPHEQQPTEPEQPNGPRTQPRRGRWI comes from the coding sequence ATGACCCCTGTCGAGGACGAGGAAGAGTGGCAGCCGCACGCGGCTGAGGAGTTCCAGCAGGTCGGGACGGTCGGCAAGATCGCCGTCGGACTACTGGGCGCATCCACCGTGACGCATCTGCTGTCCACCTGGTCCGACTGGAACACCTACTCGGTGGTGCACCGCTATCTCGGCGGGATGCCGAACGTCGGTGACGCGGACCTGAACCGCGCCGACGCGATCGCCAAGGTGACCGCCGTTCCGAACGTCATCGTCTCGGTGGCCGCCGCGGTCGTCTTCGTCGTCTGGTTGTGGCGGGTCCGGGTCAACTCCGAGGTCTTCTCGCAGGCCGACCATCGCCGCAGCCACGGCTGGGTGCTGGCCAGCTGGTTCGTCCCCGGACCGAACCTCTGGTATCCGAAACAGATCGTCGACGACGTCTGGATCGCCAGCGACCCGAAGACCCCCGTGTACGCCGACGACCTGCGCCGGTTCAGGACTCCCCCGCTCACCTCGGTGTGGTGGGTGGCCTGGATCGGCGCACTTGCGTTCGACGTGGTGGTCCGCCGGTTCCTGATGTGGATGGAGGCGACGGTCGGCTCGCTGCGCGGGATCGCGCTGGCAGGTACGGCGTCGCTGGTGCTGACCGCGATCTCCGCGGTGGGCGCGACGATGATCATCCGCAAGATCACCCACATGCAGACCACCCGCAAGTGGGTGCCGTGGTGGGACCAGGGCCCGAAGCTGAGCGCCGTCCCGACGTACGACATGAGCCAGGTCCCGTCGTACGCGAACGACGACACCGATGAGCAGCCGGTGATCTCGGAGCCGATCGCGCCGTCGCTCGGCCTGGTCCGCGAGCCGCAACTGCAGATGGCCGGCGCACCCCACCTGCAGCCGAACAACCCGTTCGCGCCCCAGGCACCCGCTCCCGAGGCGCCGGTCGCGAGCCCGTTCGCGCCGCAGCAGCCGCAGGGCTTCCCGGGCGACGGCGCCGCCGCCCCGGCCGCGTACGGCGGTGCGCCGCAGCAGCCCGAGGAAGGGCCGAAGTGGAGCCCGTTCGCCCCGGTCCCCGAGAACTGGCAGGGCAACGACGGCGGGCCGGCGACCGAGCAGTTCAGCCCGATCAAGGACTGGCAGGACGAGCAGCCGGCCGCGGAGACGTCGTACGCCGCTGCCGAGCCGACCTGGGAGGAGTACCGCAACACGATCACCCAGGACACGCTCGGTTCCGCGAGCAGCTGGCGTGACGAGGCGGCTCCGATGACCGTCGTCCAGCCGGACCCGTACTCGTACCAGCCGCAGCAGCCCGCACAGGAAGAGCACTGGGCGGCCCGCTACTCCGAGCCGTACTCGTACGAGTCGGAGTACACCTCGACGTCCTCCCCCGCGGAGGCGCAGACCGCACCCGAGCCCGAGCCCGCACCGGTTGCGCGCGCAGGTCGTCGGGCCGCTCGGGTCGCGGTCGACAGCCCGTCGGCGGTCCAGCCGGCCGTCGGGAGCCACACGACGCACGCGTCGCACTCCGGGCACACCACGCAGTCGGCGTACCAGGACCACACCGTCTACGGGCAGTCCGAGCACTCGCAGCAGTCGTCGCACGTGTCCGCGTCCTCCGGGTACTACGAGCCCGCGCCGGCGCCGAGCCACCACGCGCAGGACGACTTCCTGACCCCGTCGAAGCCGCTCCCGCCGGTGCCGTCGTACGGTCCGGAGCCGACGTACCCGGCCACCAACGACCACACGGACTACGGCTCGTCGTACCCGTCGGACCACGCGTCGTCGTACAACTCGGACTACAGCAACTACTCGTACGAGTCCGAGAGCGCGAACTACCCGAGCGAGTCGTACGGGCCGCAGTACCAGGAGCAGACGGACTACCAGCAGCAGTACCCGCACGAGCAGCAGCCGACCGAACCCGAGCAGCCGAACGGCCCGCGGACCCAACCGCGCCGTGGCCGCTGGATCTGA